The Camarhynchus parvulus chromosome 4A, STF_HiC, whole genome shotgun sequence genomic sequence TGGTTTGAACTCTGCCACCcaaggctctgcagccaggcaggcacaCACCACCAGGAGAGAGTCTGTGAGGTTTCTGGAGTAGGGATTGAGTCCATGTTAGAGCTTCAGCCCAGCTAGTAGCCTTATATTGAGAGGGTCTTTATAACAGAGCCTTATTGTTTAATTTgcatatatttctatatattatatatatatactgtaCTTAAATACTCTCATGGACTCACTCTATTAAACTCTAATACCTTAAGTGTAGCTGCCCTTCACTTTCAGACCAGCCCaactcctgctgccaggggaacCAGCACCTTTCCCTGTTGCTGGGGTTGCcttgcagggctgcagtgagggAGCTCAGTGAGggctgcacccacagcaggtGCTTCACCCTGCCTGGTGTCCTGGGCATGTGTGCCTTTGCCATGGCAGAGTCCTGCACAgacccagctccctgcctgggagctcctgcagggagggttcctccagccacactgcagccctggggccacCTTGGTGGGATGCAAGTGtgggtgggcagcaggacaggcagggcagctcGGGGCTGGTGGCTCCTGGTGCCCAGGGCTCCCTCGGGCTGGCTGATTTGTGCTCTGTTATGTCGAGAAAGAGGCAgaggcaggtgctgcagggtaacccagagcaggggctgacGTGGCCCTGGTGCTCTGGAGCCACAGGATGTAGAGAGGTGAGAGGTTTGAGCCctcggggcagggcagggctgcacacTGGGGTGGAACATCCCATTTAACAGGGCTTGCAaggacagccaggctgcacaCGGGGGTGTGGGGGTGAAACATCCCATTTAACAGGGCTTGcaaggacaggcagggctggtgttgCTGGCTGGGATAGGACATGGTGCTGAACTGTTCCAGGAGGTTGTGAGCAGGGCTGTAGGCTTGCCtctgggctgctggcagaggtgaGGAGCAGTGCCCACCCCAGTGTGAGCCTtacaggcagggctgtgcagcctggaGTGCTCCAGTGTCACTGGCAGCAGCGTGGGTGGCTGTCCTTGCTGTCCCCCGTGCCGGCCAGCTGAGTGGCAGGAGGGCAGTGTGGTGGCATCAGGTGGCTTTGGGCATGCTGTGTCAGGCTGTGGGTGACAGGGACCCTGGGCCAGCCTGTGAGACCCCGCTGGACCCCTCTGTTATCCCAGGGGCAGGATGGCAGcagtgtggggagcagcagagtgaGGCTTGGCCTGAGGGTGTGCTCAGGAGTATCCAGCCTTGGGGGgcactggaagaagaaaaagggcaggatgagcacagagctgctggccccAGTGGCAggtgtggggagcagaggtggCCAGGCTGGTGCTTGGGCTGTTTGGGAGCCAGGATGTgtcagggaggggagcaggctgGCTAATGCTCTGGTAACCATGTACCGTGGTGCTGCTGTCCTCACTGCTTTGTCATCTCTGCTTtggaaagagaataaatttgtatttatacTGATGCCTGGATCAGTGCTCTGGCCTCTTCTCTCCATGTGTCTGGGCTGAGCCAGCCCCGTGGCTGTGCcgtgctggcactgctcctgcagggctgctggcacacagcctgcactgtcccctggctgtccccaccgcctgaggcacagcaggagctgggagcagagccccagggtccccaggcacaggcctgtccccagccaccACCTTGATCCTCTTCCAACAAGGTCTGTGCAGGCCATgtggctgctgagggctggaacaggggctgtgtggggatggggacagtcCCTCATTCCCCCAGGAACTTTGGCTGAGGAAACCCTTCAGCCTCAGGCACGATGCTGGGTGGGCAAGGCAgttctctccctcctttctccctggAGCTCCATCAAGTTTTCAGTGCCCAGAGGAGTCTGGGTGCCCCACGTGCTGCCCATGTTTGCTGGGCCTTTGTGGCACAGTGAGGGATTCAGAGAAGTTCAGGGTGAGGCCAGGGGCTCTTGggctctctgccctgcccagactTGGCTGATGGTGAAGCCTGCCCAGGACAGACAATTTTTGGGCTCTCaccctgcctggcagggctggcagtgctgggaaaggcCTGACACGGTGCCACTGCAGGGAAATCTGGGGACACTGACACAGGAGAGATTTGGCAGCTTAAGGGGGGTGAAATGCAGCCCCTTGACACCACAAGCTGCCCCATGCCTGTGCCACGGGCTCGgggcaaggcagagctgtgggctgtgctcagggaagCTGCTCACGCTCAGGAACAAATCCAGCCCAGGGTGCCAGGGAAGAGCTTTTATTtctcagccagcagagctcGGTGGCACCagctgcaagggctggagccgGTGAGTCGGGCAGGGCCGTGCAGGGTGAGGACAGCattgtccccgtgtccctgcgGGGCCAGTCCCAGCCCCGGGGCTCCCCTCCGGGCACAGGAGCCCTGCTGCCCGTGCTGTGCCTCTTTGTCAGCGGCCTGGCAGCTGTCCCCAAGCAGGGCAACTgaccctgctcagggctgggcactgccctgctctttgctgcactgctcccaggctgcagcacccccttctccagctgctaAGGGGCATTTCTGCCCCTTAGGAGGTATTTCTGCCCCTCCACCCAGCTCCTCACCTTCCCCAGGGGTGAAGCTCTTTGGGGGGATGTTGCCTTCCCCAGCATTTTCTTGTccactgcctgctccctgcagctccctgcgGCTCCCCTCTTCCAGAGCCTCCCCAGATGGTTtatcctccagccctgggggccCCTCAGCTGGTCCCAGCCCCTCGCTGGGAGGCTCCAGATGTGGGGCTGTCTTTGGCTGAGCCTGGGCCtcactgcctgtgccagctccctctgctctgctggctgcttgctccagcccctgcagcagccctgctgcctttgtCTCCCCTGTTGTCCCACATTGTCCTGCTTCAGGCTGTTCCAGTTTTGCTGGTAGACACTCtttgtccttctccttccctttcactactgcctcttcctccctctctcttccttcattttcttcttccttctctacTTCTTCACCCTCTTTTAATTTCTCATCTTCTTTCTGTTCTCTCCTCTCCATCTTCTCTTCCCCCTCcactttgtcttctttttcttccttctcctcctccaatTTTCCATCTTCTTCCTCTGCCCTCCTCTCTACCTTTATCTCTTTgctctcctctttttcttcctctttcttctcctcttccccctcctcttcttcctcttccctctcctcctctttctcatcctcttcctctgtTCCCTGGCTCTCTGGCTTTGCCCCACAGGTGCCcaggttttcttctttccccactgctgcctgaTCCCTCCCTTCCACCTCTTCTCCCACAGGCTCTCCCCGGGTTTCTTctcctcctggtgctgcccctTCAccgccagccctggggctccctggttcagcctgggcagccctgggggtccctggttcagcctgggcagccctgggctgtcctGTGACCCCAGTCCCAGcaccctgctccccctgcccatgGCTCTCCCGGCCCCCAGCCTCCCCCTGAGGTGCTCCATcacccacctccctgctctcccGCCCCTCACggcccttcaggccctggccTGACTGGAACAGGCCCTGGTAGCGTTTCCGATCCTCCACGTGCttcttcctcatcctctcccccagctgctTCAGCTCCTTCTTCACGGCGGCCGCCATGGAGGGGTCGAGGTGAGCCACGCGCTGGAAGTCCTCCCGAGCCTCCCTCTCGTTCCAGACAGCAGCGTGGGCCTTTGCCCTCTTGAAATAGGCCTTGGCATTGTCTGCCAGGAGAGAACAGCCCTCAGTGGgcatcctgcagctcagggccaccagccacaggagctggagagcctggggagcaggggacaTCAAGCACATGTGGGGTATGGGGTGGACACACCTGTAGGAAGGGCAGGGAGACTGGGCTATGCATAGGGAGTGCAGGGATCATCATGGGAAGGGGGAGGATGTGGAGGATGGGGGCAGACTGGGACGCAGGGATCCAGGTGACACAGGCACTATCACAGGACACGGGATGAGCATCGTCACGGCTGGGGGACTCAGAGCATGGAGTCCCTGGGAGCCGCGGGCACAGCAGGGGTGGGATGCAGGGCACAGGTACCATTGTGCTTCTGCAGGAGCTCCGTGgtgtgctccagcacctcatAGTACTCGCCGAGCtccagctggcactggcagtAGTTGAGCACCAGCGGCGTGACCAGGCTCTCCAGCTTCAGCCAGCCATCCTCCCACGGCTTCTCCTGCCCCACGAGCAACGCAGGGCaactcagggctgtgtccatcccctcccagcacccagggcagctcagggctgtgtccatcCCCCACCCAGGGCAtccctcccagcacccagggcagctcagggctgtgtccatctcctcccagcacccagggcagctcagggctgtgtccatctcctcccagcacccagggcaccTCAGGGCCGtgtccatcccctcccagcacccagggcagctcagggctgtgtccatcccgtcccagcacccagggcacaCTCTGAGGAGTGACCCAGGTGGGGATgggaggtgctggtgctgctcaccTTGGCCTGCAGGTTCCTGAGGCAGATGACAGCCTCCTGGTACTTGGCGGCCGCCTGCGCGAACTCCCTGCGCAGGACCAGCCGGTTGCCCTCGCTGTGCAGCAcgggcactgctgccagcttctCCTCCTTGCTCATGGCCCACGTGTCACGTTTGTATGCTGAGGGGTCCTCCAcctgcccaggcagcaggagctgagtgcctgtcccagctgttcCCGCTCTGGCAGCCATCCCCGCCATCCCCTTACCCGGAACAGCTCCATGATGAAGATGAGAGGCTGAGGCGTCCGCTGCAGCTCGTCCAGGTCCTCGTAGCCCGTGCTGTGGTAGTCAAACATGTTGCCCATGCCACAGCGGTGCTTCTGGCCCTCCAGAGGGTCCCGACCCTCTGCAATCCTCCTCATGCCCCTGGAGACCAGGGCATACATGCCTGTGTGCTGCAAGGAGGGGAGCACCCTGCTCAGCCCCCGATGCTGAGGCCAAGTGACACGCTGTGTTGGCACCAGAGATGGACACAGCATCTCTGGGATGCGTGGGTCtgtgtcctggctctgcaggaaggagggaagtgGGCATCTCTGGGCCCCTCACTCACAATGGCGTCGCACCAGAACTCTGCCACCTCCCCGATCCTCATGGAGCTCAGCAGTGTCTCCCAGATCTCCAGCTTGAACATCTTGCCCACGATGATCTCCATGGGCATGCCAGCCTCCCGGCTGTCGTCGATCACCGTCCGCTCAAAGTCGTCCTTC encodes the following:
- the LOC115914992 gene encoding aryl-hydrocarbon-interacting protein-like 1, with protein sequence MEETYLLNVEGVKKKILHGGQGELPKLQDGSKFTFHFQTLKDDFERTVIDDSREAGMPMEIIVGKMFKLEIWETLLSSMRIGEVAEFWCDAIHTGMYALVSRGMRRIAEGRDPLEGQKHRCGMGNMFDYHSTGYEDLDELQRTPQPLIFIMELFRVEDPSAYKRDTWAMSKEEKLAAVPVLHSEGNRLVLRREFAQAAAKYQEAVICLRNLQAKEKPWEDGWLKLESLVTPLVLNYCQCQLELGEYYEVLEHTTELLQKHNDNAKAYFKRAKAHAAVWNEREAREDFQRVAHLDPSMAAAVKKELKQLGERMRKKHVEDRKRYQGLFQSGQGLKGLPPKAGYS